The Gallus gallus isolate bGalGal1 chromosome 3, bGalGal1.mat.broiler.GRCg7b, whole genome shotgun sequence genome window below encodes:
- the KIAA1841 gene encoding uncharacterized protein KIAA1841 homolog isoform X4, with translation MSRGFSENNNFPYDNNQMVLDMILCSLIGVSQPINWDSVARLVPGYTSKECAKRFDELKSTGSSPVDNQYNPLMAAGENPVETLAVYIKSSLLDTRTEFQDPAIGQDSITITGRPSTTSTRNCSSESDKGSAHKGEESSDVNQGPNMVIHVCDEAKNLKEDFVCPRDLLISEMKYFAEYLSVDAQRWEEVDISVHCDVHIFDWLIRYVKRNTKDGEAYEIPALEPANVISILISSEFLKMDSLVEKCIHYCHKNMNAIVATPCNMNCINANLVAHIADLFTHNELEELKDKRDKFKSKLFCKKIERLFDLEYVNPDSRGNAATLYRDKTWEVHEYLIGLHEELKSWQDVYWRLWGTVNWLTCSKCNQSFLCTEFSHCQYHPQPVLYPGVASALGSTGTGVYPCCNQKVLRFDPTTLPKGCKVRDHMTSLPSRNEDGDSLPSQTTKILNDLLHHRDVIVVPFTKDENSDSGIGLCDEKGIECDMLVEPNTPWGPKTGEINAFLSLKNWTLQLKQQSLLSEEEEYTTGSEVTEDEVGDEEEVCRKPGRKEKLKKFYKHPKKGTSSPSIQKKEKPSEKPSSRDASPFTVSVQQNKWDASRSLRFNQDAQREDDQRRMSEITGHLLKIRLGDFGRIKSKDSKEYAGGIYSRLEAQVKASAQVNARQINTEKNARSKSRFGQGRPT, from the exons ATGAGTCGTggtttttcagaaaacaataacTTTCCATATGACAACAATCAAATGGTTTTGGATATGATCCTGTGTTCCCTAATTGGTGTTTCTCAGCCTATCAACTGGGACAGCGTGGCAAGGCTGGTTCCTGGATATACATCCAAAGAG TGTGCAAAAAGGTTTGATGAACTAAAAAGCACTGGAAGTTCACCTGTGGACAACCAGTATAATCCCTTGATGGCTGCTGGTGAGAATCCTGTGGAAACTTTAGCTGTGTACATCAAATCCTCCTTGCTTGACACACGGACAGAGTTTCAAGACCCTGCTATTGGGCAGGATTCCATTACTATAACTG GAAGGCCCAGCACAACCTCTACAAGGAATTGTTCTTCAGAATCTGACAAAGGTTCTGCGCATAAAGGTGAAGAAAGCAGTGACGTAAACCAGGG GCCAAATATGGTGATACATGTGTGTGATGAAGCAAAAAACCTCAAAGAAGATTTTGTTTGTCCTCGAGATCTTTTGATTTCCGAAATGAAATACTTTGCTGAATATCTATCAGTAGATGCCCAGCGCTGGGAAGAAGTGGACATTTCAGTGCACTGTGACGTTCACATCTTTGACTGGTTGATAAGATATGTTAAAAGGAACACTAAAGATGGTGAAGCTTATGAAATCCCTGCAttag aACCAGCAAATGTCATATCAATTCTTATTTCTTCTGAGTTTTTGAAGATGGATTCATTA gtagaaaaatgtattcattattGTCACAAAAATATGAATGCTATTGTAGCCACGCCTTGTAACATGAATTGTATCAATGCTAATCTTGTTGCACATATTGCTGATCTTTTTACTCACAATGAACTGGAAGAGTTGAAGGACAAGAGAGATAAATTTAAAAG TAAACTTTTCTGCAAGAAGATTGAGAGACTGTTTGATCTAGAGTACGTAAATCCAGATTCTCGAGGAAATGCAGCTACCTTATACAG AGATAAAACCTGGGAAGTTCATGAGTACCTGATTGGCCTTCATGAAGAACTGAAATCTTGGCAGGACGTTTATTGGCGTCTCTGGGGGACTGTCAATTGGTTGACCTGCTCAAAATGTAACCAA TCTTTCCTGTGTACTGAATTCTCCCATTGCCAGTACCATCCAcagccagttctttatccaGGTGTAGCAAGTGCTCTGGGGTCAACTGGGACAGGAGTATATCCATGTTGCAACCAGAAAGTACTTCGATTTGATCCTACTACCCTCCCAAAG GGCTGTAAGGTGAGGGATCACATGACTAGTTTACCTTCCAGAAATGAAGATGGGGACTCTTTGCCATCTCAGACCACTAAAATACTAAATGATCTGCTCCATCATAGAGACGTTATTGTTGTTCCTTTTACTAAGGATGAGAATAG TGACTCTGGTATTGGGCTCTGTGATGAAAAAGGCATTGAATGTGATATGCTTGTAGAACCAAATACACCGTGGGGTCCCAAAACTGGAGAAATCAATGCT tttctttctctgaagaacTGGACTTTACAACTG AAACAGCAGTCATTGTTATCTGAAGAAGAGGAATATACCACTGGCTCTGAAGTCACTGAGGATGAAGTGGGGGATGAAGAAGAAGTATGCAGGAAACCAG ggagaaaggagaagctAAAGAAATTCTATAAACACCCAAAGAAAGGGACTTCTTCACCTAGTattcagaaaaaggagaagccATCTGAGAAG cCAAGTTCCCGAGATGCATCTCCATTCAC tgtaAGCGTGCAGCAGAACAAATGGGATGCCTCCAGGTCACTAAGATTCAACCAAGATGCTCAAAGAGAAGATG ACCAGAGGAGAATGTCTGAGATTACAGGACACTTATTAAAAATCAGGCTGGGAGACTTTGGTCGAATCAAGTCAAAAGACAGCAAAGAA tatgCAGGAGGTATTTATTCGAGACTTGAAGCTCAGGTAAAGGCCTCAGCACAGGTCAATGCACGACAAATCAACACTGAGAAGAATGccag GTCAAAATCCCGTTTTGGTCAAGGTCGTCCTACATAA
- the KIAA1841 gene encoding uncharacterized protein KIAA1841 homolog isoform X6, translating to MSRGFSENNNFPYDNNQMVLDMILCSLIGVSQPINWDSVARLVPGYTSKECAKRFDELKSTGSSPVDNQYNPLMAAGENPVETLAVYIKSSLLDTRTEFQDPAIGQDSITITGRPSTTSTRNCSSESDKGSAHKGEESSDVNQGPNMVIHVCDEAKNLKEDFVCPRDLLISEMKYFAEYLSVDAQRWEEVDISVHCDVHIFDWLIRYVKRNTKDGEAYEIPALEPANVISILISSEFLKMDSLVEKCIHYCHKNMNAIVATPCNMNCINANLVAHIADLFTHNELEELKDKRDKFKSKLFCKKIERLFDLEYVNPDSRGNAATLYRCCLCKKLLTKETERRIPCVPGKINIDQHGNIVYVHIRDKTWEVHEYLIGLHEELKSWQDVYWRLWGTVNWLTCSKCNQSFLCTEFSHCQYHPQPVLYPGVASALGSTGTGVYPCCNQKVLRFDPTTLPKGCKVRDHMTSLPSRNEDGDSLPSQTTKILNDLLHHRDVIVVPFTKDENSDSGIGLCDEKGIECDMLVEPNTPWGPKTGEINAFLSLKNWTLQLKQQSLLSEEEEYTTGSEVTEDEVGDEEEVCRKPGRKEKLKKFYKHPKKGTSSPSIQKKEKPSEKPSSRDASPFTPEENV from the exons ATGAGTCGTggtttttcagaaaacaataacTTTCCATATGACAACAATCAAATGGTTTTGGATATGATCCTGTGTTCCCTAATTGGTGTTTCTCAGCCTATCAACTGGGACAGCGTGGCAAGGCTGGTTCCTGGATATACATCCAAAGAG TGTGCAAAAAGGTTTGATGAACTAAAAAGCACTGGAAGTTCACCTGTGGACAACCAGTATAATCCCTTGATGGCTGCTGGTGAGAATCCTGTGGAAACTTTAGCTGTGTACATCAAATCCTCCTTGCTTGACACACGGACAGAGTTTCAAGACCCTGCTATTGGGCAGGATTCCATTACTATAACTG GAAGGCCCAGCACAACCTCTACAAGGAATTGTTCTTCAGAATCTGACAAAGGTTCTGCGCATAAAGGTGAAGAAAGCAGTGACGTAAACCAGGG GCCAAATATGGTGATACATGTGTGTGATGAAGCAAAAAACCTCAAAGAAGATTTTGTTTGTCCTCGAGATCTTTTGATTTCCGAAATGAAATACTTTGCTGAATATCTATCAGTAGATGCCCAGCGCTGGGAAGAAGTGGACATTTCAGTGCACTGTGACGTTCACATCTTTGACTGGTTGATAAGATATGTTAAAAGGAACACTAAAGATGGTGAAGCTTATGAAATCCCTGCAttag aACCAGCAAATGTCATATCAATTCTTATTTCTTCTGAGTTTTTGAAGATGGATTCATTA gtagaaaaatgtattcattattGTCACAAAAATATGAATGCTATTGTAGCCACGCCTTGTAACATGAATTGTATCAATGCTAATCTTGTTGCACATATTGCTGATCTTTTTACTCACAATGAACTGGAAGAGTTGAAGGACAAGAGAGATAAATTTAAAAG TAAACTTTTCTGCAAGAAGATTGAGAGACTGTTTGATCTAGAGTACGTAAATCCAGATTCTCGAGGAAATGCAGCTACCTTATACAG atgTTGTTTATGTAAAAAGCTGTTAactaaagaaactgaaagaagaatTCCATGTGTACCTGGAAAAATCAACATAGATCAACATGGGAATATTGTCTATGTTCATATAAg AGATAAAACCTGGGAAGTTCATGAGTACCTGATTGGCCTTCATGAAGAACTGAAATCTTGGCAGGACGTTTATTGGCGTCTCTGGGGGACTGTCAATTGGTTGACCTGCTCAAAATGTAACCAA TCTTTCCTGTGTACTGAATTCTCCCATTGCCAGTACCATCCAcagccagttctttatccaGGTGTAGCAAGTGCTCTGGGGTCAACTGGGACAGGAGTATATCCATGTTGCAACCAGAAAGTACTTCGATTTGATCCTACTACCCTCCCAAAG GGCTGTAAGGTGAGGGATCACATGACTAGTTTACCTTCCAGAAATGAAGATGGGGACTCTTTGCCATCTCAGACCACTAAAATACTAAATGATCTGCTCCATCATAGAGACGTTATTGTTGTTCCTTTTACTAAGGATGAGAATAG TGACTCTGGTATTGGGCTCTGTGATGAAAAAGGCATTGAATGTGATATGCTTGTAGAACCAAATACACCGTGGGGTCCCAAAACTGGAGAAATCAATGCT tttctttctctgaagaacTGGACTTTACAACTG AAACAGCAGTCATTGTTATCTGAAGAAGAGGAATATACCACTGGCTCTGAAGTCACTGAGGATGAAGTGGGGGATGAAGAAGAAGTATGCAGGAAACCAG ggagaaaggagaagctAAAGAAATTCTATAAACACCCAAAGAAAGGGACTTCTTCACCTAGTattcagaaaaaggagaagccATCTGAGAAG cCAAGTTCCCGAGATGCATCTCCATTCAC ACCAGAGGAGAATGTCTGA
- the KIAA1841 gene encoding uncharacterized protein KIAA1841 homolog: MSRGFSENNNFPYDNNQMVLDMILCSLIGVSQPINWDSVARLVPGYTSKECAKRFDELKSTGSSPVDNQYNPLMAAGENPVETLAVYIKSSLLDTRTEFQDPAIGQDSITITGRPSTTSTRNCSSESDKGSAHKGEESSDVNQGPNMVIHVCDEAKNLKEDFVCPRDLLISEMKYFAEYLSVDAQRWEEVDISVHCDVHIFDWLIRYVKRNTKDGEAYEIPALEPANVISILISSEFLKMDSLVEKCIHYCHKNMNAIVATPCNMNCINANLVAHIADLFTHNELEELKDKRDKFKSKLFCKKIERLFDLEYVNPDSRGNAATLYRCCLCKKLLTKETERRIPCVPGKINIDQHGNIVYVHIRDKTWEVHEYLIGLHEELKSWQDVYWRLWGTVNWLTCSKCNQSFLCTEFSHCQYHPQPVLYPGVASALGSTGTGVYPCCNQKVLRFDPTTLPKGCKVRDHMTSLPSRNEDGDSLPSQTTKILNDLLHHRDVIVVPFTKDENSDSGIGLCDEKGIECDMLVEPNTPWGPKTGEINAFLSLKNWTLQLKQQSLLSEEEEYTTGSEVTEDEVGDEEEVCRKPGRKEKLKKFYKHPKKGTSSPSIQKKEKPSEKPSSRDASPFTVSVQQNKWDASRSLRFNQDAQREDDQRRMSEITGHLLKIRLGDFGRIKSKDSKEYAGGIYSRLEAQVKASAQVNARQINTEKNARSKSRFGQGRPT; this comes from the exons ATGAGTCGTggtttttcagaaaacaataacTTTCCATATGACAACAATCAAATGGTTTTGGATATGATCCTGTGTTCCCTAATTGGTGTTTCTCAGCCTATCAACTGGGACAGCGTGGCAAGGCTGGTTCCTGGATATACATCCAAAGAG TGTGCAAAAAGGTTTGATGAACTAAAAAGCACTGGAAGTTCACCTGTGGACAACCAGTATAATCCCTTGATGGCTGCTGGTGAGAATCCTGTGGAAACTTTAGCTGTGTACATCAAATCCTCCTTGCTTGACACACGGACAGAGTTTCAAGACCCTGCTATTGGGCAGGATTCCATTACTATAACTG GAAGGCCCAGCACAACCTCTACAAGGAATTGTTCTTCAGAATCTGACAAAGGTTCTGCGCATAAAGGTGAAGAAAGCAGTGACGTAAACCAGGG GCCAAATATGGTGATACATGTGTGTGATGAAGCAAAAAACCTCAAAGAAGATTTTGTTTGTCCTCGAGATCTTTTGATTTCCGAAATGAAATACTTTGCTGAATATCTATCAGTAGATGCCCAGCGCTGGGAAGAAGTGGACATTTCAGTGCACTGTGACGTTCACATCTTTGACTGGTTGATAAGATATGTTAAAAGGAACACTAAAGATGGTGAAGCTTATGAAATCCCTGCAttag aACCAGCAAATGTCATATCAATTCTTATTTCTTCTGAGTTTTTGAAGATGGATTCATTA gtagaaaaatgtattcattattGTCACAAAAATATGAATGCTATTGTAGCCACGCCTTGTAACATGAATTGTATCAATGCTAATCTTGTTGCACATATTGCTGATCTTTTTACTCACAATGAACTGGAAGAGTTGAAGGACAAGAGAGATAAATTTAAAAG TAAACTTTTCTGCAAGAAGATTGAGAGACTGTTTGATCTAGAGTACGTAAATCCAGATTCTCGAGGAAATGCAGCTACCTTATACAG atgTTGTTTATGTAAAAAGCTGTTAactaaagaaactgaaagaagaatTCCATGTGTACCTGGAAAAATCAACATAGATCAACATGGGAATATTGTCTATGTTCATATAAg AGATAAAACCTGGGAAGTTCATGAGTACCTGATTGGCCTTCATGAAGAACTGAAATCTTGGCAGGACGTTTATTGGCGTCTCTGGGGGACTGTCAATTGGTTGACCTGCTCAAAATGTAACCAA TCTTTCCTGTGTACTGAATTCTCCCATTGCCAGTACCATCCAcagccagttctttatccaGGTGTAGCAAGTGCTCTGGGGTCAACTGGGACAGGAGTATATCCATGTTGCAACCAGAAAGTACTTCGATTTGATCCTACTACCCTCCCAAAG GGCTGTAAGGTGAGGGATCACATGACTAGTTTACCTTCCAGAAATGAAGATGGGGACTCTTTGCCATCTCAGACCACTAAAATACTAAATGATCTGCTCCATCATAGAGACGTTATTGTTGTTCCTTTTACTAAGGATGAGAATAG TGACTCTGGTATTGGGCTCTGTGATGAAAAAGGCATTGAATGTGATATGCTTGTAGAACCAAATACACCGTGGGGTCCCAAAACTGGAGAAATCAATGCT tttctttctctgaagaacTGGACTTTACAACTG AAACAGCAGTCATTGTTATCTGAAGAAGAGGAATATACCACTGGCTCTGAAGTCACTGAGGATGAAGTGGGGGATGAAGAAGAAGTATGCAGGAAACCAG ggagaaaggagaagctAAAGAAATTCTATAAACACCCAAAGAAAGGGACTTCTTCACCTAGTattcagaaaaaggagaagccATCTGAGAAG cCAAGTTCCCGAGATGCATCTCCATTCAC tgtaAGCGTGCAGCAGAACAAATGGGATGCCTCCAGGTCACTAAGATTCAACCAAGATGCTCAAAGAGAAGATG ACCAGAGGAGAATGTCTGAGATTACAGGACACTTATTAAAAATCAGGCTGGGAGACTTTGGTCGAATCAAGTCAAAAGACAGCAAAGAA tatgCAGGAGGTATTTATTCGAGACTTGAAGCTCAGGTAAAGGCCTCAGCACAGGTCAATGCACGACAAATCAACACTGAGAAGAATGccag GTCAAAATCCCGTTTTGGTCAAGGTCGTCCTACATAA
- the KIAA1841 gene encoding uncharacterized protein KIAA1841 homolog isoform X1: MSRGFSENNNFPYDNNQMVLDMILCSLIGVSQPINWDSVARLVPGYTSKECAKRFDELKSTGSSPVDNQYNPLMAAGENPVETLAVYIKSSLLDTRTEFQDPAIGQDSITITGRPSTTSTRNCSSESDKGSAHKGEESSDVNQGPNMVIHVCDEAKNLKEDFVCPRDLLISEMKYFAEYLSVDAQRWEEVDISVHCDVHIFDWLIRYVKRNTKDGEAYEIPALEPANVISILISSEFLKMDSLVEKCIHYCHKNMNAIVATPCNMNCINANLVAHIADLFTHNELEELKDKRDKFKSKLFCKKIERLFDLEYVNPDSRGNAATLYRCGLVFVIISIVPVICSLALTPIFYLIFKYRCCLCKKLLTKETERRIPCVPGKINIDQHGNIVYVHIRDKTWEVHEYLIGLHEELKSWQDVYWRLWGTVNWLTCSKCNQSFLCTEFSHCQYHPQPVLYPGVASALGSTGTGVYPCCNQKVLRFDPTTLPKGCKVRDHMTSLPSRNEDGDSLPSQTTKILNDLLHHRDVIVVPFTKDENSDSGIGLCDEKGIECDMLVEPNTPWGPKTGEINAFLSLKNWTLQLKQQSLLSEEEEYTTGSEVTEDEVGDEEEVCRKPGRKEKLKKFYKHPKKGTSSPSIQKKEKPSEKPSSRDASPFTVSVQQNKWDASRSLRFNQDAQREDDQRRMSEITGHLLKIRLGDFGRIKSKDSKEYAGGIYSRLEAQVKASAQVNARQINTEKNARSKSRFGQGRPT, from the exons ATGAGTCGTggtttttcagaaaacaataacTTTCCATATGACAACAATCAAATGGTTTTGGATATGATCCTGTGTTCCCTAATTGGTGTTTCTCAGCCTATCAACTGGGACAGCGTGGCAAGGCTGGTTCCTGGATATACATCCAAAGAG TGTGCAAAAAGGTTTGATGAACTAAAAAGCACTGGAAGTTCACCTGTGGACAACCAGTATAATCCCTTGATGGCTGCTGGTGAGAATCCTGTGGAAACTTTAGCTGTGTACATCAAATCCTCCTTGCTTGACACACGGACAGAGTTTCAAGACCCTGCTATTGGGCAGGATTCCATTACTATAACTG GAAGGCCCAGCACAACCTCTACAAGGAATTGTTCTTCAGAATCTGACAAAGGTTCTGCGCATAAAGGTGAAGAAAGCAGTGACGTAAACCAGGG GCCAAATATGGTGATACATGTGTGTGATGAAGCAAAAAACCTCAAAGAAGATTTTGTTTGTCCTCGAGATCTTTTGATTTCCGAAATGAAATACTTTGCTGAATATCTATCAGTAGATGCCCAGCGCTGGGAAGAAGTGGACATTTCAGTGCACTGTGACGTTCACATCTTTGACTGGTTGATAAGATATGTTAAAAGGAACACTAAAGATGGTGAAGCTTATGAAATCCCTGCAttag aACCAGCAAATGTCATATCAATTCTTATTTCTTCTGAGTTTTTGAAGATGGATTCATTA gtagaaaaatgtattcattattGTCACAAAAATATGAATGCTATTGTAGCCACGCCTTGTAACATGAATTGTATCAATGCTAATCTTGTTGCACATATTGCTGATCTTTTTACTCACAATGAACTGGAAGAGTTGAAGGACAAGAGAGATAAATTTAAAAG TAAACTTTTCTGCAAGAAGATTGAGAGACTGTTTGATCTAGAGTACGTAAATCCAGATTCTCGAGGAAATGCAGCTACCTTATACAGGTGTGgtcttgtttttgttattatttcaaTTGTCCCTGTAATTTGTAGTCTTGCTCTTACGCcaatattttatcttatttttaaatatagatgTTGTTTATGTAAAAAGCTGTTAactaaagaaactgaaagaagaatTCCATGTGTACCTGGAAAAATCAACATAGATCAACATGGGAATATTGTCTATGTTCATATAAg AGATAAAACCTGGGAAGTTCATGAGTACCTGATTGGCCTTCATGAAGAACTGAAATCTTGGCAGGACGTTTATTGGCGTCTCTGGGGGACTGTCAATTGGTTGACCTGCTCAAAATGTAACCAA TCTTTCCTGTGTACTGAATTCTCCCATTGCCAGTACCATCCAcagccagttctttatccaGGTGTAGCAAGTGCTCTGGGGTCAACTGGGACAGGAGTATATCCATGTTGCAACCAGAAAGTACTTCGATTTGATCCTACTACCCTCCCAAAG GGCTGTAAGGTGAGGGATCACATGACTAGTTTACCTTCCAGAAATGAAGATGGGGACTCTTTGCCATCTCAGACCACTAAAATACTAAATGATCTGCTCCATCATAGAGACGTTATTGTTGTTCCTTTTACTAAGGATGAGAATAG TGACTCTGGTATTGGGCTCTGTGATGAAAAAGGCATTGAATGTGATATGCTTGTAGAACCAAATACACCGTGGGGTCCCAAAACTGGAGAAATCAATGCT tttctttctctgaagaacTGGACTTTACAACTG AAACAGCAGTCATTGTTATCTGAAGAAGAGGAATATACCACTGGCTCTGAAGTCACTGAGGATGAAGTGGGGGATGAAGAAGAAGTATGCAGGAAACCAG ggagaaaggagaagctAAAGAAATTCTATAAACACCCAAAGAAAGGGACTTCTTCACCTAGTattcagaaaaaggagaagccATCTGAGAAG cCAAGTTCCCGAGATGCATCTCCATTCAC tgtaAGCGTGCAGCAGAACAAATGGGATGCCTCCAGGTCACTAAGATTCAACCAAGATGCTCAAAGAGAAGATG ACCAGAGGAGAATGTCTGAGATTACAGGACACTTATTAAAAATCAGGCTGGGAGACTTTGGTCGAATCAAGTCAAAAGACAGCAAAGAA tatgCAGGAGGTATTTATTCGAGACTTGAAGCTCAGGTAAAGGCCTCAGCACAGGTCAATGCACGACAAATCAACACTGAGAAGAATGccag GTCAAAATCCCGTTTTGGTCAAGGTCGTCCTACATAA
- the KIAA1841 gene encoding uncharacterized protein KIAA1841 homolog isoform X3, which translates to MSRGFSENNNFPYDNNQMVLDMILCSLIGVSQPINWDSVARLVPGYTSKECAKRFDELKSTGSSPVDNQYNPLMAAGENPVETLAVYIKSSLLDTRTEFQDPAIGQDSITITGRPSTTSTRNCSSESDKGSAHKGEESSDVNQGPNMVIHVCDEAKNLKEDFVCPRDLLISEMKYFAEYLSVDAQRWEEVDISVHCDVHIFDWLIRYVKRNTKDGEAYEIPALEPANVISILISSEFLKMDSLVEKCIHYCHKNMNAIVATPCNMNCINANLVAHIADLFTHNELEELKDKRDKFKRCCLCKKLLTKETERRIPCVPGKINIDQHGNIVYVHIRDKTWEVHEYLIGLHEELKSWQDVYWRLWGTVNWLTCSKCNQSFLCTEFSHCQYHPQPVLYPGVASALGSTGTGVYPCCNQKVLRFDPTTLPKGCKVRDHMTSLPSRNEDGDSLPSQTTKILNDLLHHRDVIVVPFTKDENSDSGIGLCDEKGIECDMLVEPNTPWGPKTGEINAFLSLKNWTLQLKQQSLLSEEEEYTTGSEVTEDEVGDEEEVCRKPGRKEKLKKFYKHPKKGTSSPSIQKKEKPSEKPSSRDASPFTVSVQQNKWDASRSLRFNQDAQREDDQRRMSEITGHLLKIRLGDFGRIKSKDSKEYAGGIYSRLEAQVKASAQVNARQINTEKNARSKSRFGQGRPT; encoded by the exons ATGAGTCGTggtttttcagaaaacaataacTTTCCATATGACAACAATCAAATGGTTTTGGATATGATCCTGTGTTCCCTAATTGGTGTTTCTCAGCCTATCAACTGGGACAGCGTGGCAAGGCTGGTTCCTGGATATACATCCAAAGAG TGTGCAAAAAGGTTTGATGAACTAAAAAGCACTGGAAGTTCACCTGTGGACAACCAGTATAATCCCTTGATGGCTGCTGGTGAGAATCCTGTGGAAACTTTAGCTGTGTACATCAAATCCTCCTTGCTTGACACACGGACAGAGTTTCAAGACCCTGCTATTGGGCAGGATTCCATTACTATAACTG GAAGGCCCAGCACAACCTCTACAAGGAATTGTTCTTCAGAATCTGACAAAGGTTCTGCGCATAAAGGTGAAGAAAGCAGTGACGTAAACCAGGG GCCAAATATGGTGATACATGTGTGTGATGAAGCAAAAAACCTCAAAGAAGATTTTGTTTGTCCTCGAGATCTTTTGATTTCCGAAATGAAATACTTTGCTGAATATCTATCAGTAGATGCCCAGCGCTGGGAAGAAGTGGACATTTCAGTGCACTGTGACGTTCACATCTTTGACTGGTTGATAAGATATGTTAAAAGGAACACTAAAGATGGTGAAGCTTATGAAATCCCTGCAttag aACCAGCAAATGTCATATCAATTCTTATTTCTTCTGAGTTTTTGAAGATGGATTCATTA gtagaaaaatgtattcattattGTCACAAAAATATGAATGCTATTGTAGCCACGCCTTGTAACATGAATTGTATCAATGCTAATCTTGTTGCACATATTGCTGATCTTTTTACTCACAATGAACTGGAAGAGTTGAAGGACAAGAGAGATAAATTTAAAAG atgTTGTTTATGTAAAAAGCTGTTAactaaagaaactgaaagaagaatTCCATGTGTACCTGGAAAAATCAACATAGATCAACATGGGAATATTGTCTATGTTCATATAAg AGATAAAACCTGGGAAGTTCATGAGTACCTGATTGGCCTTCATGAAGAACTGAAATCTTGGCAGGACGTTTATTGGCGTCTCTGGGGGACTGTCAATTGGTTGACCTGCTCAAAATGTAACCAA TCTTTCCTGTGTACTGAATTCTCCCATTGCCAGTACCATCCAcagccagttctttatccaGGTGTAGCAAGTGCTCTGGGGTCAACTGGGACAGGAGTATATCCATGTTGCAACCAGAAAGTACTTCGATTTGATCCTACTACCCTCCCAAAG GGCTGTAAGGTGAGGGATCACATGACTAGTTTACCTTCCAGAAATGAAGATGGGGACTCTTTGCCATCTCAGACCACTAAAATACTAAATGATCTGCTCCATCATAGAGACGTTATTGTTGTTCCTTTTACTAAGGATGAGAATAG TGACTCTGGTATTGGGCTCTGTGATGAAAAAGGCATTGAATGTGATATGCTTGTAGAACCAAATACACCGTGGGGTCCCAAAACTGGAGAAATCAATGCT tttctttctctgaagaacTGGACTTTACAACTG AAACAGCAGTCATTGTTATCTGAAGAAGAGGAATATACCACTGGCTCTGAAGTCACTGAGGATGAAGTGGGGGATGAAGAAGAAGTATGCAGGAAACCAG ggagaaaggagaagctAAAGAAATTCTATAAACACCCAAAGAAAGGGACTTCTTCACCTAGTattcagaaaaaggagaagccATCTGAGAAG cCAAGTTCCCGAGATGCATCTCCATTCAC tgtaAGCGTGCAGCAGAACAAATGGGATGCCTCCAGGTCACTAAGATTCAACCAAGATGCTCAAAGAGAAGATG ACCAGAGGAGAATGTCTGAGATTACAGGACACTTATTAAAAATCAGGCTGGGAGACTTTGGTCGAATCAAGTCAAAAGACAGCAAAGAA tatgCAGGAGGTATTTATTCGAGACTTGAAGCTCAGGTAAAGGCCTCAGCACAGGTCAATGCACGACAAATCAACACTGAGAAGAATGccag GTCAAAATCCCGTTTTGGTCAAGGTCGTCCTACATAA